In Mucilaginibacter celer, one DNA window encodes the following:
- a CDS encoding SusC/RagA family TonB-linked outer membrane protein has translation MNVEHDYNDKLKISSYITGSRTTAQIAPQGVVPAILLMTPTTPVYNADGSFFVKNVFEGTYGNPINTLYNQTNRTTTSRILGNISGDYKITENLTARVLAGVDIIDNKQNRYLPATVYEGSGYSGLGEVGTLNSFNWLNENTLTYNKKFGKHSLNVLAGFTQQQFKAEGAITGSSGFVSDYDTFNNLGSGSVTSVSGSGFAIAPATTSNVWALKSYLGRINYGFNSKYLLTLTLRADGSSKFAPGHQWASFPSAAVAWNASSEDFLKNVTAISQLKLRFSAGQTGNSDIPAYQSYSQLGYYRYNFGNSTVAGFAPNSLYNPNLTWEKTSQYDFGFDLGLFKDRISITADIYYKKTTNLLLYLPLPATSGLTIITNTAITNPQQYENVGSVQNKGFEIGINSHNLTGGFVWNTNVVFAVNRNKVLSLGGNGVNQFIPDSSLPSILKVGEPIGSFIGYKTNGLIQAGGPVLTPAANTQPGGQNYVDINGDGKITQAADRVILGNSQPKFTGGITNTFSFKGVDLSVFVQGSYGNKIYDQQRNTLELGTGYTNATTTLLNRWTPTNTATDVHSAYQDPAPTISDRFVENGSYLRLKSLSLGYTFPQSVLSKSPIKKVRIYANAQNLATWTKYTGYDPEVSSNEQSAITSGVDNGAYPNNKSFIVGIGITL, from the coding sequence GTGAATGTAGAGCATGATTATAACGATAAGTTGAAGATCTCCTCATACATTACCGGCAGCCGCACTACCGCGCAAATTGCGCCACAGGGCGTTGTGCCAGCTATTTTATTGATGACGCCTACCACGCCGGTTTATAATGCCGATGGTTCGTTCTTCGTGAAAAACGTATTTGAGGGTACTTATGGTAACCCTATCAATACACTCTATAATCAAACCAACCGCACTACTACAAGCCGCATTTTAGGCAATATCTCGGGCGATTATAAGATCACCGAAAACCTGACCGCAAGAGTATTGGCCGGTGTTGATATCATCGACAATAAACAAAACCGCTACCTGCCTGCCACCGTTTACGAAGGTTCCGGTTATTCGGGCTTAGGCGAGGTTGGTACGCTAAACTCCTTTAACTGGTTAAACGAAAATACGCTTACCTACAACAAAAAATTCGGCAAGCACTCGTTGAATGTGTTGGCTGGTTTTACACAGCAGCAGTTTAAGGCTGAGGGGGCTATCACAGGTTCATCGGGTTTTGTGAGCGATTACGATACGTTCAATAACCTCGGTTCGGGCAGCGTTACCTCGGTATCGGGAAGCGGTTTCGCTATCGCGCCGGCTACCACATCAAATGTATGGGCCTTGAAATCATACCTGGGCAGGATTAATTATGGTTTTAACAGCAAATACCTGTTAACCTTAACCCTACGTGCCGACGGTTCGTCGAAATTTGCTCCTGGTCACCAATGGGCATCGTTCCCTTCGGCGGCTGTGGCCTGGAATGCTTCGAGCGAGGATTTCCTGAAAAACGTAACGGCTATTAGCCAGTTAAAACTACGTTTTAGCGCGGGGCAGACAGGTAACAGCGATATCCCTGCTTATCAGTCGTACTCGCAATTGGGTTACTATCGCTATAACTTCGGTAACTCCACAGTTGCAGGTTTTGCACCAAACAGCTTATACAATCCTAACCTAACCTGGGAAAAAACCAGCCAGTACGATTTCGGTTTCGACCTTGGGTTGTTTAAAGACCGTATCAGCATAACGGCCGATATCTACTATAAAAAAACAACCAACCTGCTGCTTTACCTGCCCTTGCCTGCAACCAGCGGTTTAACCATCATTACCAATACGGCCATCACCAATCCGCAGCAATATGAAAACGTGGGTTCGGTACAGAACAAAGGTTTCGAGATCGGTATCAACTCGCATAACCTTACCGGTGGCTTTGTTTGGAATACCAACGTGGTATTCGCGGTTAACCGTAACAAGGTGTTGAGTTTGGGTGGTAATGGTGTAAACCAGTTCATCCCCGATTCATCGCTGCCATCTATACTTAAAGTTGGCGAGCCCATAGGTTCATTTATCGGCTACAAAACCAATGGCCTGATCCAGGCCGGCGGACCGGTACTTACCCCGGCAGCCAATACGCAACCAGGCGGACAAAACTATGTGGATATTAACGGCGATGGTAAAATAACCCAGGCGGCAGATAGGGTGATCCTCGGTAATTCGCAGCCGAAGTTTACCGGCGGTATTACCAATACCTTCTCGTTTAAAGGTGTTGATCTGAGTGTATTTGTACAAGGTTCATATGGTAACAAGATCTACGACCAGCAGCGCAACACCCTTGAACTCGGTACAGGCTACACCAATGCAACTACAACCTTGCTTAACCGCTGGACACCTACCAATACAGCAACAGATGTACACAGCGCCTACCAGGATCCGGCACCAACCATATCCGACAGGTTTGTGGAAAACGGCTCATACCTGCGCCTTAAAAGCTTAAGCTTAGGCTATACCTTCCCGCAATCGGTATTGTCAAAATCGCCTATCAAAAAGGTGAGGATCTATGCCAATGCACAAAACCTGGCAACGTGGACCAAGTACACCGGCTACGATCCGGAGGTGAGCAGCAACGAGCAATCGGCCATTACTTCGGGTGTTGATAACGGGGCATATCCTAACAACAAATCATTTATTGTGGGTATAGGTATCACCCTGTAA